One Maribacter dokdonensis DSW-8 genomic region harbors:
- a CDS encoding tetratricopeptide repeat protein, with protein MALESNERPDKPITKFESMLKTDDVYFFDAEDFEDIIHHYLNHGKISLAKKGIKIGLQQHPGSIELKLLQVEVMVFENQMEKAEALLDELQLLDNHNEEIYIQRANILSKLDNHEGAIELLQKALSITNNSFDVYSLLGMEYLFMDNFDSAKESFMKCVEFDEQDYSSLYNVVYCFEFLEDYEGAIVYLNGYLEKNPYCEVAWHQLGKQYYYKEMYSEALTAYDFAIISDDTFIGAYFEKGKVLEKLGRYKEAIENYETTISIEDPTSHAFLRIGKCYEKLKDTDMAKYYFYQTVHEDPLLDKGWLAITNLYYNKRDFEKAVFYINKALNIDGENPQYWKKCAKIHMALENYDQADFAFKQAVDLGNYELDTWLKWAEVVRINGETEAAVQILSQGREFYPESLKLLYRSVGYLLLANDPINARIMLMDALKIDIKQKKLHLFTENFPQYGKSEWTQEIVKKYNKTK; from the coding sequence ATGGCGTTAGAATCTAACGAGAGACCGGACAAGCCAATTACGAAATTTGAATCAATGTTAAAGACAGATGATGTCTACTTCTTTGATGCCGAAGATTTTGAAGATATTATACACCACTATTTAAACCATGGTAAAATTTCCTTGGCTAAAAAGGGGATAAAAATTGGGCTACAACAACATCCGGGTTCTATTGAACTTAAGTTGCTTCAAGTAGAGGTGATGGTTTTTGAAAACCAAATGGAAAAGGCTGAAGCCCTTTTAGATGAATTGCAGTTACTTGACAATCATAACGAAGAAATTTATATACAACGTGCCAATATTTTATCCAAATTGGATAATCATGAAGGTGCAATAGAGCTTTTGCAAAAAGCGCTTAGTATTACCAATAACAGTTTTGATGTGTATAGCCTTTTGGGCATGGAGTATTTATTTATGGACAACTTTGATAGTGCCAAAGAAAGCTTCATGAAATGTGTAGAGTTCGATGAGCAAGATTATTCATCGCTATATAATGTAGTATACTGTTTTGAATTCTTAGAAGACTATGAAGGTGCCATTGTATATTTAAATGGGTATTTAGAAAAAAATCCATATTGTGAAGTTGCTTGGCACCAATTGGGCAAACAGTATTACTATAAAGAAATGTATAGTGAAGCTTTGACCGCATATGATTTTGCCATTATTTCAGACGATACCTTTATTGGGGCTTATTTTGAAAAAGGCAAAGTTCTTGAAAAATTAGGCAGATATAAAGAAGCTATAGAAAACTACGAAACTACCATATCCATTGAAGATCCAACCTCCCATGCATTTTTAAGAATAGGAAAATGCTATGAAAAATTAAAGGATACTGATATGGCCAAGTATTATTTCTACCAAACAGTTCACGAAGATCCTTTATTGGACAAAGGCTGGTTGGCCATCACCAATTTGTACTACAATAAAAGAGATTTTGAAAAAGCGGTATTCTATATTAACAAAGCGTTGAATATAGATGGTGAAAACCCACAGTATTGGAAAAAATGTGCTAAAATACACATGGCGCTAGAGAATTACGACCAAGCTGACTTTGCTTTTAAACAAGCCGTAGATTTAGGAAATTACGAATTGGATACTTGGCTAAAATGGGCAGAGGTCGTAAGAATCAACGGTGAAACCGAAGCTGCTGTTCAAATACTTTCCCAAGGAAGGGAATTTTACCCTGAAAGTTTAAAATTGTTATATAGATCTGTAGGTTATCTACTATTGGCAAATGATCCTATAAACGCACGAATTATGCTAATGGATGCTTTAAAGATTGATATAAAACAGAAAAAGCTTCACCTGTTCACTGAAAATTTTCCTCAATATGGCAAATCTGAATGGACCCAGGAAATTGTAAAAAAATACAATAAAACCAAGTAG
- a CDS encoding DUF368 domain-containing protein: MENRKLKDYTVISLKGMAMGIAELVPGVSGGTIAFVTGIYEEFITSINNVNLTTLKVLKEEGFKSFWKKLNGNFLLALVIGMMISIFSLSKIIAWLLEEHPIPTWSFFFGLVLASVIFVAKSIKKWNILAIVLFIVGTASAFYITTLPPSASSGSLPFIFLSGAIAICAMVLPGISGSFILVLLGSYRTVLEAVNEKDFGIIITFAFGAAFGILSFARILKWMFTNYKDATLAVLTGFILGSLNKIWPWKNIIEIIQIGKKEIIIDENISPFAFQGDNQLTFAIVAAIIGFSLIFILEKSASKK, translated from the coding sequence ATGGAAAATAGAAAACTTAAAGATTATACCGTAATTTCTTTAAAAGGAATGGCAATGGGCATTGCCGAACTGGTACCTGGGGTATCTGGAGGCACAATAGCTTTTGTTACAGGTATTTACGAAGAGTTCATCACCTCTATCAACAACGTCAACCTAACGACTCTAAAGGTTTTAAAGGAAGAAGGCTTTAAAAGTTTTTGGAAAAAATTGAACGGCAACTTTCTTTTGGCCTTGGTCATAGGTATGATGATCAGTATTTTCTCTTTATCAAAAATAATTGCCTGGCTTTTAGAAGAGCACCCTATACCTACTTGGTCTTTCTTCTTTGGCTTGGTTTTAGCAAGCGTTATATTCGTTGCAAAATCCATTAAAAAATGGAATATACTTGCCATTGTACTATTTATTGTTGGAACTGCAAGTGCATTTTATATTACGACCCTACCCCCTTCTGCAAGTTCTGGTAGCTTGCCCTTTATTTTCCTATCTGGGGCTATTGCTATTTGCGCAATGGTTTTACCCGGTATTTCCGGATCCTTTATTCTAGTATTACTTGGGTCTTACAGAACTGTTTTAGAAGCTGTCAATGAAAAAGATTTTGGCATTATTATTACATTCGCTTTTGGTGCTGCTTTTGGTATTTTAAGTTTTGCCAGAATCTTAAAATGGATGTTTACCAATTATAAAGATGCCACACTTGCGGTGTTAACTGGTTTTATTTTAGGTTCTTTAAATAAAATATGGCCTTGGAAAAACATCATAGAAATTATTCAAATTGGAAAAAAAGAAATCATAATTGATGAAAATATTTCACCTTTTGCTTTTCAAGGTGACAATCAATTAACTTTTGCCATCGTAGCTGCTATCATCGGTTTTTCCCTTATTTTTATATTGGAAAAATCCGCTTCAAAGAAGTAA
- a CDS encoding DUF368 domain-containing protein translates to MNTPRTFTDKFFLVVKGLCMGAANKVPGVSGGIVAFVGGFYEEFIYSLQKVNAKAFKLFVNGRFKSFYRYINGSFLTLLIFGMLVSYFSISKVLDYFLVKRELYVWATFFGMILGSIYYIGKDFDYWKKKTFTAAFIGLAVGIAISFLSPAKENDNLLFIFLCGMISVSGMTLPGLSGSFILILLGNYVLLLVDSVNALYDTFSELLVGDFSFTNNTERLHTLKILAVFTLGSATGLVTLSHLLTYVLKHYKHVTTATILGFITGSLGVVWPWKKTIYKTDFDGNLILDSNGKQIIMNYERFLPDLTIVENWIAIFFIIIGISILLLLDWYGKNRRTES, encoded by the coding sequence ATGAACACACCCCGTACCTTTACCGATAAATTTTTCTTGGTTGTTAAAGGACTTTGTATGGGCGCCGCCAATAAGGTTCCTGGCGTATCGGGTGGTATAGTTGCTTTCGTAGGTGGTTTTTACGAAGAATTTATTTATTCTTTACAAAAAGTAAATGCAAAAGCATTTAAGCTATTTGTTAATGGCCGGTTTAAAAGTTTCTACCGCTATATTAACGGCTCATTCTTAACACTGCTTATTTTTGGTATGCTGGTAAGTTATTTTAGCATTTCAAAAGTGTTAGATTATTTTCTAGTGAAACGGGAACTCTACGTTTGGGCCACATTCTTTGGCATGATACTAGGATCCATCTATTATATAGGTAAGGATTTCGACTATTGGAAAAAGAAAACCTTTACCGCCGCGTTCATTGGCCTAGCTGTAGGCATAGCTATAAGTTTTCTTAGTCCGGCAAAAGAAAATGACAATTTGCTATTTATTTTTCTATGTGGCATGATCAGTGTTTCAGGTATGACCTTGCCCGGTCTATCAGGTTCTTTTATTTTAATCTTACTAGGCAATTACGTATTGTTATTAGTAGATTCAGTCAACGCATTATATGATACATTTTCAGAATTATTGGTCGGTGATTTTAGCTTTACGAACAATACGGAGCGTTTACATACATTAAAAATACTTGCTGTCTTTACTTTGGGGTCTGCAACCGGCCTTGTAACCTTATCACACTTGTTAACCTATGTATTAAAACATTACAAGCATGTAACCACGGCAACAATTCTTGGCTTTATTACAGGATCATTAGGCGTGGTCTGGCCATGGAAAAAGACAATTTATAAAACAGATTTTGACGGAAACCTCATATTAGATTCTAATGGAAAGCAAATAATTATGAATTATGAGCGTTTTCTTCCGGATTTGACCATTGTAGAAAATTGGATCGCGATTTTCTTTATAATAATCGGTATTAGTATTTTACTACTTTTAGATTGGTATGGAAAAAACAGAAGAACAGAAAGCTAA
- a CDS encoding shikimate dehydrogenase family protein — MEKTEEQKANYGLIGKNISYSFSRGYFKKKFEEMGLNDHVYQNFDLTSISDFPAIFKNIKNVKGLNVTIPYKEEVMAFLNDIDPAAKKIGAVNTIKVSKEGLKGFNTDAYGFKKSLEPHLKKHHQKGLILGTGGASKAIAYVLEELDITYSFVSRSGKNNGFTYDELTDDIIKEHTLIINCSPVGTFPDIEKKPNIPYRKINQKHLLFDLIYNPEETAFLKAGKTNGATICNGYNMLEYQAEKSWEIWNK; from the coding sequence ATGGAAAAAACAGAAGAACAGAAAGCTAATTATGGCTTAATAGGAAAAAATATTTCCTATTCATTTTCAAGAGGATATTTTAAAAAGAAATTTGAAGAAATGGGCTTAAATGACCATGTCTACCAAAACTTTGACCTAACCTCAATTTCAGATTTTCCAGCAATCTTCAAGAATATTAAAAATGTAAAAGGGCTGAACGTTACCATACCATATAAAGAAGAGGTCATGGCTTTTTTAAACGACATTGATCCCGCAGCTAAAAAAATTGGTGCAGTGAACACCATAAAAGTCAGTAAAGAAGGTCTTAAAGGCTTTAATACAGATGCATATGGATTTAAAAAATCACTGGAACCACATTTAAAAAAGCACCATCAAAAAGGATTGATCTTAGGTACGGGCGGGGCTTCTAAAGCTATAGCCTACGTTCTTGAAGAACTAGATATCACCTATTCTTTTGTCTCCAGAAGTGGTAAAAATAATGGATTCACTTATGATGAATTGACGGATGATATTATAAAAGAACATACGTTGATCATTAATTGTTCTCCCGTAGGTACATTTCCCGACATTGAAAAAAAACCAAATATACCCTACAGAAAAATCAACCAAAAACATTTGCTGTTCGATCTCATTTACAATCCCGAAGAAACAGCATTCTTAAAAGCCGGTAAAACAAATGGGGCAACCATTTGTAATGGTTACAACATGCTAGAATATCAAGCTGAAAAATCTTGGGAAATCTGGAATAAATAA
- a CDS encoding DUF349 domain-containing protein, which yields MSEDKQQKLQENSTEEKTTAQAIESKVEETVDDSTNSTAQPEENVPESNESAVETDVMNEIDDSNAEDAEDSDTEKRHEIPMPDYHEMNMENLVGELQRLVKHEKVQAIRKHVDNIKDEFNQKFDEFIEEKKEEFIANGGNEIDFRYNSVDKRQFNEVYTEYREKRNQYYKSLEKSHKENLAYRLDLIEQLKALVNVEEDINTTYNNFKDIQAKWRHAGPIPRADYNNVWKTYHHHIEIFYDFLNINRDLRDLDFKHNLEEKSKIVARAEELAKEPDLNRAFRELQVLHKIWKEDLGPVGKDHREEIWDRFSAATKIIHERRQDYFKNLDKVKEDNLERKHAIIAEINTLTENVSDNHGKLQQQIKKLEELREAFFTAGQVPQKVNSKTWNSFKAAVREFNQHKNAFYKNLKKEQQENLDKKRALLEIAISLKDSEDWDATTSEMKRIQGQWKKIGHVPRKYSDKLWKEFKTACNHYFDRLNALKNDAFKEEEANLKQKEALMDRLKSFELSGDKSKDLADIKKFSEEWKGYGRVPFKKKNINQKFDKIIDALYQKCGVSKQESELLKYGNKIQQLADNDNQERAIQNERTFIRKKIDESKDEIRQLENNLQFFSNASESNPLVQDVIKRVNQHKESLAAWKAKLKKLNILKNNLLKEDDEGESVDEAQTDE from the coding sequence ATGTCTGAGGATAAACAACAAAAGCTACAAGAAAATTCAACGGAAGAAAAAACTACTGCCCAAGCAATTGAAAGCAAGGTAGAAGAAACTGTTGATGACAGTACAAATTCAACAGCGCAACCTGAAGAAAATGTACCTGAATCAAATGAATCTGCCGTAGAAACTGACGTCATGAACGAAATTGACGATTCTAACGCTGAAGATGCAGAAGATAGTGATACAGAAAAGAGACATGAAATTCCTATGCCAGACTACCATGAAATGAACATGGAAAACTTGGTTGGTGAACTACAGCGATTGGTAAAGCATGAAAAAGTTCAGGCCATAAGAAAGCATGTAGACAATATCAAAGATGAATTCAATCAGAAATTTGATGAATTTATAGAGGAAAAGAAAGAAGAATTTATCGCGAATGGCGGCAATGAAATTGATTTTAGATACAATTCCGTAGACAAAAGACAATTCAATGAAGTATATACAGAGTATAGAGAAAAGCGTAATCAGTACTACAAAAGCCTAGAAAAAAGTCACAAAGAAAATCTAGCGTACAGGTTAGATCTAATTGAGCAATTAAAGGCATTGGTCAATGTAGAAGAAGATATAAACACAACGTATAACAACTTTAAAGATATACAAGCAAAATGGCGTCATGCCGGTCCTATACCCCGTGCAGATTACAATAATGTATGGAAAACCTACCATCACCATATTGAAATATTCTACGACTTTCTTAACATAAATAGAGATTTAAGAGATTTAGATTTTAAGCATAATCTTGAAGAAAAAAGTAAGATCGTTGCTAGAGCGGAAGAACTTGCCAAAGAACCAGATTTAAATAGGGCTTTCAGAGAATTACAAGTGCTGCATAAGATTTGGAAAGAAGATTTAGGTCCGGTAGGAAAAGATCACAGAGAAGAAATTTGGGATCGATTTAGTGCTGCCACAAAAATTATACATGAAAGACGCCAAGACTATTTTAAGAATCTTGACAAAGTAAAAGAAGACAATCTAGAGCGTAAACATGCCATTATTGCTGAAATAAATACCCTTACCGAAAATGTATCGGACAATCACGGTAAGCTTCAACAACAGATTAAAAAGTTAGAAGAACTTAGAGAAGCATTTTTCACGGCCGGACAAGTACCACAAAAAGTAAACTCTAAAACATGGAACAGTTTTAAGGCCGCTGTAAGAGAGTTTAATCAGCATAAAAACGCATTTTACAAAAACCTTAAAAAGGAGCAGCAAGAAAATTTAGATAAAAAAAGAGCATTATTAGAGATAGCGATATCTTTAAAAGATAGTGAAGATTGGGATGCTACTACTTCTGAAATGAAACGAATTCAAGGACAATGGAAAAAAATTGGCCATGTACCTAGAAAGTATTCAGATAAATTATGGAAAGAATTTAAAACGGCCTGTAATCACTATTTTGATAGATTAAATGCCCTTAAAAATGATGCTTTTAAAGAAGAAGAAGCAAATCTAAAGCAAAAAGAAGCTTTAATGGACCGCCTTAAATCTTTTGAATTAAGTGGCGACAAGTCTAAAGATCTTGCTGACATCAAAAAGTTTTCAGAAGAATGGAAAGGTTATGGTAGAGTTCCATTTAAAAAGAAAAACATTAACCAAAAATTCGATAAAATAATTGACGCTCTCTATCAAAAATGCGGAGTGAGCAAGCAAGAGTCGGAGTTATTGAAATACGGAAACAAAATTCAACAGCTTGCTGATAATGACAATCAAGAACGTGCAATACAAAATGAACGTACGTTTATCAGAAAGAAGATTGACGAAAGCAAAGATGAGATTAGACAGTTAGAGAATAATCTACAATTTTTCTCAAATGCTTCTGAAAGCAATCCTTTAGTACAAGATGTCATAAAAAGAGTAAACCAACACAAAGAATCGTTAGCTGCGTGGAAAGCAAAACTTAAAAAGCTAAATATTTTAAAAAACAATCTACTTAAAGAAGATGATGAAGGGGAATCTGTGGATGAAGCCCAAACAGACGAATAA
- a CDS encoding sensor histidine kinase, protein MVKPEIPKNEQTRLEVLNSFNVLDTLEEKEYDAITRIAAEICDTPMALVSLVDKDRQWFKSHHGIDATETPRELAFCAHAINSPDSLLIVNDANKDDRFYDNPLVTGGPTVQFYAGAPLNTKEGASIGTLCVIDTKPRQAFTEKQQACLKDLADQVIAQLELRKQNIQQKLINEELRIKNDQLKHLSYRLAHDMKTPLLGISSMVAFINEDYDDLLKDTEIPSYLGTIDNRVEYMEALINGIINYNSITNAEIKLEKFNVTKELQQVLHKHSDIHNVKLQLINCDQIINQSLNSFDQIFRDLFSNSLKFANSPSTEIIVTFNEDQDFYYFTYEDNGPGIAEKYWKKVFGLFEKLGTDDAKDTGIGLTTIKTLIEKLGGQIKINNRENNKEGVFFSFSLAKFHAL, encoded by the coding sequence ATGGTAAAACCAGAAATACCAAAAAACGAACAAACTAGATTAGAGGTTTTAAATAGTTTCAATGTTTTAGACACATTGGAAGAAAAGGAATATGATGCTATAACACGCATTGCTGCTGAAATATGTGATACACCCATGGCACTTGTATCTTTAGTTGACAAAGATAGGCAATGGTTTAAATCGCATCATGGTATTGACGCCACCGAAACACCAAGGGAACTTGCTTTTTGTGCTCATGCCATTAATTCCCCAGATTCCTTATTAATCGTAAATGATGCCAATAAAGATGACAGGTTCTATGACAATCCTCTGGTAACCGGCGGACCTACGGTTCAGTTCTATGCAGGTGCTCCATTGAACACCAAAGAGGGAGCTTCTATTGGAACGCTTTGCGTTATAGATACCAAACCAAGACAAGCTTTTACAGAAAAGCAACAAGCTTGCCTAAAAGATCTAGCTGACCAGGTAATAGCACAGTTAGAGCTACGAAAGCAGAACATTCAACAAAAACTAATCAATGAAGAATTACGTATAAAGAATGACCAGTTAAAACATTTATCATACCGACTAGCCCATGATATGAAAACACCATTACTTGGCATAAGTTCTATGGTAGCCTTTATCAATGAAGATTATGATGATTTACTTAAAGATACCGAAATACCAAGTTATCTAGGCACTATAGATAACAGGGTTGAGTATATGGAGGCATTGATCAACGGTATAATCAACTATAATTCTATAACCAATGCTGAAATAAAATTAGAAAAGTTTAACGTAACAAAAGAGTTACAACAAGTACTTCATAAGCACTCAGATATCCATAACGTAAAGTTACAACTGATCAATTGTGATCAAATTATAAACCAATCTTTAAATAGTTTTGATCAGATATTTAGGGATTTATTTTCCAACAGTCTAAAATTCGCCAACTCCCCTTCTACAGAAATCATAGTAACATTTAATGAAGACCAAGATTTTTATTACTTCACTTATGAAGACAATGGCCCCGGAATAGCAGAAAAATATTGGAAAAAAGTATTTGGACTTTTTGAAAAACTAGGCACAGATGATGCTAAGGATACGGGTATTGGTCTAACGACTATTAAAACATTAATAGAGAAACTGGGTGGACAAATAAAGATAAATAACCGTGAAAATAATAAAGAAGGCGTGTTTTTTAGTTTTTCACTTGCTAAGTTTCATGCATTATAA
- the rny gene encoding ribonuclease Y, giving the protein MDSTMIVIAAIVGLAVGFAIAKFLEKGKASKTIINAKKDAERILKDANAEGESVKKEKILQAKEKFLELKAEHEKVINTKDKKINDAEKRTRDKESQVSSELAKNKSMNAQLDNKLKEVEQKRQLFEKRHEELDKMHKSQIQQLEVISGLSADEAKNQLVESLKETAKTDAMAFIQSTVEESKLTAQQEARKIIINTIQRIGTEEAVENCVSVFNIESDDVKGRIIGREGRNIRALEAATGVEIIVDDTPEAIILSCFDSVRREVARLSLHKLVTDGRIHPARIEEIVKKTEKQIETEIVEIGKRTVIDLGIHGLHPELIRAVGRMKYRSSYGQNLLQHSREVAKLCGVMASELGLNPKIAKRAGLLHDIGKVPNTENEVETPHAILGMQWAEKFGEKPEVCNAIGAHHDEIEMKTLIAPIVQVCDAISGARPGARRQVLDSYIQRLKDLEEIAFGFSGVQKAYAIQAGRELRVIVESEKVNDDRAAQLSFEISQKIQTDMTYPGQVKVTVIRETRAVNVAK; this is encoded by the coding sequence ATGGATAGTACAATGATAGTTATAGCCGCAATAGTTGGGCTGGCAGTAGGTTTTGCGATTGCAAAATTTTTGGAAAAAGGGAAGGCCTCTAAAACCATAATCAATGCTAAAAAAGATGCTGAACGCATTTTAAAGGATGCTAATGCAGAAGGTGAAAGTGTCAAAAAAGAAAAAATATTACAGGCAAAGGAAAAATTTTTAGAATTAAAGGCCGAACATGAAAAAGTTATCAATACTAAGGATAAGAAAATCAATGATGCCGAAAAGAGAACTAGAGACAAAGAATCTCAAGTAAGTAGTGAGCTTGCCAAAAATAAGAGCATGAATGCTCAGTTAGACAATAAGTTGAAAGAGGTTGAACAAAAAAGACAACTTTTTGAAAAGCGTCATGAGGAGTTGGATAAAATGCATAAAAGTCAAATTCAGCAACTAGAAGTTATTTCTGGTCTATCTGCGGATGAAGCAAAAAATCAACTAGTAGAAAGCTTAAAGGAAACAGCCAAAACAGATGCAATGGCCTTTATACAGTCTACTGTTGAAGAGTCTAAACTTACCGCACAACAAGAAGCTCGTAAAATTATTATCAATACTATTCAAAGAATAGGTACGGAAGAAGCTGTTGAAAACTGTGTGTCTGTATTCAATATAGAATCAGATGATGTAAAGGGGCGTATAATTGGTAGAGAGGGTAGAAATATTAGAGCTTTAGAGGCAGCTACTGGTGTAGAGATCATTGTGGATGATACACCTGAGGCAATTATACTTTCTTGTTTTGATTCGGTTAGAAGAGAGGTCGCAAGACTTTCGCTTCATAAACTGGTTACCGATGGTAGAATTCATCCGGCAAGAATTGAGGAAATCGTTAAGAAGACCGAAAAGCAGATAGAAACGGAAATTGTTGAAATAGGAAAGCGTACCGTTATAGATTTAGGTATTCACGGTCTTCATCCAGAGCTTATTCGTGCAGTGGGTAGAATGAAGTATAGATCGTCTTACGGCCAGAACTTGTTACAGCACTCAAGAGAAGTTGCAAAACTTTGTGGTGTAATGGCATCTGAACTAGGCTTGAACCCTAAAATTGCCAAACGAGCCGGACTTTTACATGATATTGGAAAAGTACCTAATACTGAAAATGAAGTGGAAACTCCACACGCTATCTTAGGTATGCAATGGGCAGAAAAATTTGGGGAGAAACCAGAAGTTTGCAATGCCATTGGAGCACACCATGATGAAATAGAAATGAAGACATTGATTGCGCCTATAGTACAGGTTTGTGATGCCATAAGCGGAGCAAGACCAGGAGCTAGAAGACAAGTGTTAGATTCATATATTCAACGTTTAAAGGATCTAGAAGAAATTGCCTTTGGGTTTAGTGGTGTTCAAAAAGCATATGCTATTCAGGCAGGTAGAGAGCTTCGTGTAATTGTTGAAAGTGAAAAAGTAAACGATGATAGAGCTGCTCAACTATCCTTTGAAATTTCTCAAAAAATACAAACGGATATGACCTACCCAGGTCAAGTGAAAGTAACAGTCATAAGGGAAACACGTGCGGTTAATGTTGCCAAATAA
- a CDS encoding cell division protein ZapA, with translation MSDKLKIKLSIADRVYPLTIDPSQEEGLRKAAKNIEQLAKKFEQNYAVRDKQDVLAMCALQFASKIEQNGIEQVEGTKEAEERLKALEDLVNSKLAFK, from the coding sequence ATGTCAGATAAGCTCAAAATAAAACTTTCTATTGCTGACAGGGTGTATCCATTAACAATTGACCCCTCTCAAGAAGAAGGCTTGCGTAAAGCGGCCAAGAACATAGAACAGTTGGCTAAAAAATTTGAGCAGAACTATGCAGTTAGGGACAAACAAGATGTTTTGGCAATGTGCGCCTTACAATTTGCGTCTAAAATTGAACAGAATGGCATAGAGCAAGTAGAGGGTACCAAAGAGGCTGAAGAACGTTTAAAAGCGCTTGAAGACTTGGTAAATTCTAAATTAGCTTTTAAATAA